Proteins encoded in a region of the Eschrichtius robustus isolate mEscRob2 chromosome 16, mEscRob2.pri, whole genome shotgun sequence genome:
- the ERI2 gene encoding ERI1 exoribonuclease 2 isoform X2: MAKVEFPAILLNTSTGEIESEFHAYVQPQEHPILSEFCMELTGIKQAQVDEGVPLKICLSQFCKWIQKIQQQKKIIFATRVTDISTSEVKLCAFVTWSDWDLGVCLEYECKRKQLLKPVFLNSWIDLRVTYKIFYRRKPKGLSGALQEVGIEFLGREHFGLDDSRNTALLAWKMIRDGCLMKITRSLNKVPTKRNPNIFTRNLNMDQVEEISACNSSIHDPSIYGGEPKNTIKSYEEVQMKSVGVNFPIKVQQDQLQLKGNGKAGLQNVKSCLSLFNTKSWTSLGQLQSSSLNTPMQKQINQHLAFNTNSESSTVGSELILVSTTISSVNNVSDMEMSSALDCLPMVADWEDVALLPSSQPEQNIYCMPPISDSNLDTSFNSGERLMVLEKSEMLSQENFGGTEETPQKSDTSKSIVYKSPHTTIYNIKEAKDPGSDAFDFKLPECKSRSFNSVNANMSHPLVLGKHPLHLGGAKRNPSSPLPFPPAKKQTFTIHEEKPTSSNGSPGGSSSRKVLPSILTSTVNVQDPWTGGKITPPLCKCGRRSKRLVASNNGPNHGKVFYCCPIGKYQEKRKCCGYFKWEQTLQKERANSIVLSHSPGGLTFNSPETSHICDRNVDFSTKNSLRLRPSMRN; the protein is encoded by the exons ATGGCCAAAG TTGAATTTCCAGCTATATTGCTAAACACATCAACTGGAGAGATTGAATCTGAGTTCCATGCTTATGTTCAGCCTCAGGAGCATCCAATTCTTTCTGAATTTTGCATGGAACTAACAGGCATAAAGCAG GCTCAAGTTGATGAAGGAGTCCCTCTGAAGATTTGCTTATCTCAGTTCTGTAAATGGATTCAGAAGATTCAGCaacagaagaaaattatttttgctaCTAGGGTTACAGATATTTCTACCTCTGAAGTAAAATTATGTGCATTTGTTACTTggtcag ACTGGGACTTGGGGGTTTGCCTGGAGTATGAGTGTAAAAGAAAACAGTTGCTGAAACCTGTGTTCCTtaattcttggattgatctcagAGTAACTTACAAG ATTTTCTATAGGAGAAAACCAAAAGGACTAAGTGGTGCCCTGCAGGAGGTGGGAATAGAATTCTTGGGACGAGAACATTTCG GGTTGGATGATTCTAGGAATACTGCCCTTCTTGCTTGGAAAATGATTAGGGATGGTTGCTTAATGAAAATTACAAGGTCCTTGAACAAG GTTCCCACTAAGAGGAATCCTAACATTTTCAccagaaatttgaatatggatcAAGTTGAAGAAATATCAGCCTGCAACAGTAGCATTCATGATCCCAGCATATATGGTGGGGAgcctaaaaatacaataaaatcctACGAGGAAGTTCAAATGAAGTCAGTTGGTGTGAATTTTCCTATAAAGGTACAGCAAGATCAGTTACAACTAAAGGGCAATGGAAAAGCAGGTCTTCAGAATGTCAAAAGCTGTTTATCTCTTTTTAATACTAAGTCCTGGACCTCTCTGGGGCAGTTACAGTCTTCAAGTTTGAATACACCTATGCAGAAGCAAATAAACCAACATCTTGCATTTAATACCAATTCTGAGTCTTCAACAGTTGGTTCAGAATTGATACTTGTTTCAACTACCATTTCATCTGTTAATAATGTTTCTGATATGGAAATGAGTTCTGCTCTTGATTGTTTACCTATGGTGGCTGATTGGGAGGATGTAGCTTTACTGCCATCATCTCAACCTGAGCAGAATATATATTGTATGCCTCCCATTAGTGACTCAAACTTAGACACTTCATTTAATTCTGGAGAAAGATTAATGGTTTTAGAAAAATCTGAGATGTTAAGTCAAGAAAACTTTGGAGGCACAGAAGAAACTCCTCAAAAATCTGATACCTCTAAGTCTATTGTATATAAGAGTCCACATACtactatttataatataaaagaagCCAAAGATCCAGGTTCAGATGCTTTTGACTTTAAGTTACCTGAATGTAAATCAAGGAGCTTCAACAGTGTTAATGCCAATATGTCTCATCCTTTAGTTTTGGGGAAACATCCTCTTCATTTAGGTGGTGCTAAGAGGAATCCATCCAGTCCCCTACCTTTCCCACCAGCAAAAAAACAGACCTTCACTATTCATGAAGAAAAGCCTACATCATCTAATGGCTCCCCAGGGGGAAGTTCTTCCAGGAAGGTTCTCCCTTCTATCTTAACTTCTACAGTTAATGTACAAGATCCTTGGACGGGTGGGAAAATAACACCTCCTTTATGCAAGTGTGGCCGAAGATCTAAGAGACTTGTTGCTTCTAATAATGGACCGAACCATGGAAAAGTCTTCTATTGTTGTCCTATTGGGAAGtaccaagaaaagagaaaatgttgtGGTTATTTCAAATGGGAACAAACACTTCAAAAGGAGAGAGCCAACAGCATAGTTCTGTCTCATTCCCCAGGGGGACTCACTTTTAACTCTCCAGAAACAAGCCATATTTGtgacagaaatgtagattttTCTACTAAAAATTCATTGAGACTCAGACCTTCAATGAGGAATTGa
- the ERI2 gene encoding ERI1 exoribonuclease 2 isoform X1, whose translation MATKRLARQLGLIRRKSSAPANGNLGRSKSKQLFDYLIVIDFESTCWNDGKRHRSQEIIEFPAILLNTSTGEIESEFHAYVQPQEHPILSEFCMELTGIKQAQVDEGVPLKICLSQFCKWIQKIQQQKKIIFATRVTDISTSEVKLCAFVTWSDWDLGVCLEYECKRKQLLKPVFLNSWIDLRVTYKIFYRRKPKGLSGALQEVGIEFLGREHFGLDDSRNTALLAWKMIRDGCLMKITRSLNKVPTKRNPNIFTRNLNMDQVEEISACNSSIHDPSIYGGEPKNTIKSYEEVQMKSVGVNFPIKVQQDQLQLKGNGKAGLQNVKSCLSLFNTKSWTSLGQLQSSSLNTPMQKQINQHLAFNTNSESSTVGSELILVSTTISSVNNVSDMEMSSALDCLPMVADWEDVALLPSSQPEQNIYCMPPISDSNLDTSFNSGERLMVLEKSEMLSQENFGGTEETPQKSDTSKSIVYKSPHTTIYNIKEAKDPGSDAFDFKLPECKSRSFNSVNANMSHPLVLGKHPLHLGGAKRNPSSPLPFPPAKKQTFTIHEEKPTSSNGSPGGSSSRKVLPSILTSTVNVQDPWTGGKITPPLCKCGRRSKRLVASNNGPNHGKVFYCCPIGKYQEKRKCCGYFKWEQTLQKERANSIVLSHSPGGLTFNSPETSHICDRNVDFSTKNSLRLRPSMRN comes from the exons ATGGCGACCAAGAGGCTTGCACG gcAGCTTGGATTAATTAGGAGAAAGTCAAGTGCACCGGCAAATGGAAATCTAGGAAGAAGCAAATCTA AGCAGTTGTTTGACTACTTAATTGTCATTGATTTTGAGTCGACTTGTTGGAATGATGGGAAACGCCACCGTAGCCAGGAAATAA TTGAATTTCCAGCTATATTGCTAAACACATCAACTGGAGAGATTGAATCTGAGTTCCATGCTTATGTTCAGCCTCAGGAGCATCCAATTCTTTCTGAATTTTGCATGGAACTAACAGGCATAAAGCAG GCTCAAGTTGATGAAGGAGTCCCTCTGAAGATTTGCTTATCTCAGTTCTGTAAATGGATTCAGAAGATTCAGCaacagaagaaaattatttttgctaCTAGGGTTACAGATATTTCTACCTCTGAAGTAAAATTATGTGCATTTGTTACTTggtcag ACTGGGACTTGGGGGTTTGCCTGGAGTATGAGTGTAAAAGAAAACAGTTGCTGAAACCTGTGTTCCTtaattcttggattgatctcagAGTAACTTACAAG ATTTTCTATAGGAGAAAACCAAAAGGACTAAGTGGTGCCCTGCAGGAGGTGGGAATAGAATTCTTGGGACGAGAACATTTCG GGTTGGATGATTCTAGGAATACTGCCCTTCTTGCTTGGAAAATGATTAGGGATGGTTGCTTAATGAAAATTACAAGGTCCTTGAACAAG GTTCCCACTAAGAGGAATCCTAACATTTTCAccagaaatttgaatatggatcAAGTTGAAGAAATATCAGCCTGCAACAGTAGCATTCATGATCCCAGCATATATGGTGGGGAgcctaaaaatacaataaaatcctACGAGGAAGTTCAAATGAAGTCAGTTGGTGTGAATTTTCCTATAAAGGTACAGCAAGATCAGTTACAACTAAAGGGCAATGGAAAAGCAGGTCTTCAGAATGTCAAAAGCTGTTTATCTCTTTTTAATACTAAGTCCTGGACCTCTCTGGGGCAGTTACAGTCTTCAAGTTTGAATACACCTATGCAGAAGCAAATAAACCAACATCTTGCATTTAATACCAATTCTGAGTCTTCAACAGTTGGTTCAGAATTGATACTTGTTTCAACTACCATTTCATCTGTTAATAATGTTTCTGATATGGAAATGAGTTCTGCTCTTGATTGTTTACCTATGGTGGCTGATTGGGAGGATGTAGCTTTACTGCCATCATCTCAACCTGAGCAGAATATATATTGTATGCCTCCCATTAGTGACTCAAACTTAGACACTTCATTTAATTCTGGAGAAAGATTAATGGTTTTAGAAAAATCTGAGATGTTAAGTCAAGAAAACTTTGGAGGCACAGAAGAAACTCCTCAAAAATCTGATACCTCTAAGTCTATTGTATATAAGAGTCCACATACtactatttataatataaaagaagCCAAAGATCCAGGTTCAGATGCTTTTGACTTTAAGTTACCTGAATGTAAATCAAGGAGCTTCAACAGTGTTAATGCCAATATGTCTCATCCTTTAGTTTTGGGGAAACATCCTCTTCATTTAGGTGGTGCTAAGAGGAATCCATCCAGTCCCCTACCTTTCCCACCAGCAAAAAAACAGACCTTCACTATTCATGAAGAAAAGCCTACATCATCTAATGGCTCCCCAGGGGGAAGTTCTTCCAGGAAGGTTCTCCCTTCTATCTTAACTTCTACAGTTAATGTACAAGATCCTTGGACGGGTGGGAAAATAACACCTCCTTTATGCAAGTGTGGCCGAAGATCTAAGAGACTTGTTGCTTCTAATAATGGACCGAACCATGGAAAAGTCTTCTATTGTTGTCCTATTGGGAAGtaccaagaaaagagaaaatgttgtGGTTATTTCAAATGGGAACAAACACTTCAAAAGGAGAGAGCCAACAGCATAGTTCTGTCTCATTCCCCAGGGGGACTCACTTTTAACTCTCCAGAAACAAGCCATATTTGtgacagaaatgtagattttTCTACTAAAAATTCATTGAGACTCAGACCTTCAATGAGGAATTGa